CGGTCTTCCTCCACCCGGTCTGGAGACATCTCACTGCAAAGAGAAGGCGCCAGAAAGCATGAGCCCCTCCGCCAAGACAAGGCTGCCATCCCACCCGCTCCTCCCTGAGGCCCCCCTGGGCACGAGGGACTGCTGAGACCCGCACTGGGCTGAGGGGCCCTTCCTGGCCAGAGCTCAGCCTGTGCCCTCACGGGACTGCGAAGGAGGGACGACGTGTCCTCCCctaaagggagaggaaagaggaaagcgTACCGTTGTTTGGCACCTTGAAGAGCCGCGTGGAAGGGACAAAGAGGAGTCCTGCTGGTGACCGCAGCTGCAAGGAGAGCAAACGTGCATCAGGGCCCCTGGCTTCCATTTCCGCCGAAGCGGCCAGAACCCATCTCAGCCCTTTCCCTGGGGAAGGGGACGGGGAGCCGTACATGTTTGGCAGGCTAGCTGCTCGGGCCACGGCGCAGTCCGTCCTCCTCTCCGGGTCCGTCCAGAGGCTGCAGCTGAGGGCTGAGGGCTCAAGCAGGGATGGAGCGGCCCCGGTGCTTGAAGCCGGAGATGGCGGCCGGCTGGGAGGAGGTGAAGCCGCAGGTGGGAACTGGCCAACAGAAGATGGAGCCAGAGATGGAGGCTGGCTAGCGGACGGTGGCGCCAGAGGTGGAAGCTGGCCGGGGGAAGCTGGGCTTTCGCTGGAGGCAGAGGCCTCCtcccacacctcctcctcctcctcctcctcctcctcctcctcctcctcgcagcaCGCACTGGCAGGTGTTCTTTGGCACTGGCCACTGCTCTCCCTGGAAACACAAAACGAAGGACGGGTTCACAAGACCTTCTCCCTCTTGCAGAGAAGCTGAGCCTGAAAAGGTCACCCAGGCTTTGCAAGGGCTCCCGGACCCTCCTAGCCTCAGAGGGCCTTCCTGTCTCCGGCTTTGGGACCGCAGGGTGCCAATCGCAGGGAGAGGCCGGGCCCTGGACGGCGTGGGTCGTCTCCCTGGGCAGACTGGGCCACCCAGCAGGAATGACCTCTGGGACGAAGGACACTGacctgctggggctgatggagagaGCCCCCTCAGCTATGCAGCTGAACCCTTCGAAGTGCATCTCCAAGGCATCTGCAGCACTTGAGCTGAGAAGGGAGATGTCACGGACGGACTTCGGGTCAAGCCGGTGTTGTTTTTCCACGGGGCCGAAGGGAGATGTCATCCGTCGCTGGAGCAGGTCTTCCCACGCGAACTCCTGGAAACAAGCCCGGTGGCCAGGCCAGTGACTTCTTCGCTGAAGCAACCAGCATGGACACCCCACAGAAAATTTCCCAGGCCCACAACCCACCAAGGCCCAAAACAGAGACCACGCCTTCTCACCGTGTGCTCCCAGCAACGGaggaaggcagggaggtgggggggggggggagagaaggaaggggaggggcaggaagcccCACGTAGGCCGTCGGGTTCCTGGGGAAGCAGAGGACTTCAGAGCGGCGGGGAAATGCTGCTCCGCTCCTCACCCCTGACCACGTACATACCTGGAAGAAGAGGTGGCCCTTGACGTCAGCCGCATCACGCTTTCCGCTGCCCAAtctagcttgggggttcttctgcATTAGCTAGAAAACAGTACGGGCACAATCAGGATCGGCTGCCCGGCCGCCCACCGAAGGCAGCGGCCCACCGAAAGCCAGGCTGGACGACCCGCTCAGGATGTGCTGTGGGGGCTGCATTGCTCACCTCGGAGGCCCCGGCCCAGGATTGGACAGCCCACCATCAATTAGTACGTGGCAAGGATGAATTCCTCATCCTCTCACCTGGGACATGATGGAAACGGCTTCCTCCGACAGAGCTGCTGGATATTTCACAGGGGCTGTGATGATGTTGGCCAGCAGTCTCAGGTTGTCTCCATCAAACGGGTTCTGAAATGCAGGAGAGGAAACGCAAAGGGTCAGCCAGGGAAGGGAAGTCACAAAACTCTCGATTCACCCGCCTGGGACCTGGGACCAAGGTCACCCTCAGCTACCAGCCTGGAAATCCGTCTCTTATTAGCCCTGAAAGGCAAACTGTTCGTCCCGGTGACTTCAGGCTCTCTGCTTGGGCTGAACGACAGGCTTCCTGGAATCCGTGCCGTGTAGGTGAACCCAAGAGTCCCAAGGAGATGCATTGAAAGAGGAAAagggggctgggtgggaaggtttgCCCCACTCCTCCTGGCGGCGGAGGGTTCTTCCCCTAAACTCCCGGGCCGTTTCCTTTCTTTCACGGCTCAGCCCCTGCTCCTGTGCTTACCTTTCCGGTGAACAGCTGGTAGATGACAACCCCGAGGCTCCACCAGTCGACGGATCTGGTGTACGGCTTGCGGTTGACGATCTCGGGGGCGATGGTTTCAGGGGTGCCACAGCGACTCAAAGCCCTGTCCCCGTAGCCGATGCCTGGAATAAATGAGGGCAGGGTGTTACTAACAGAAAGCGTCCCTTTGCCCCCcctgctccagccagccagcgcCTGAGCTCTGCCCCAGGATCAAGGGCCTCCCACATACGCCATCCggttgccattaccttctttGCAGAGGCCAAAGTCCGTGATCTTAATGTAGCCGTCCCGATTGATGACGAGGTTGTCCAGCTTCAGGTCCCTGAGCCACAGACAGGATGAGACTGCAGTGAGTGGGAGGTCTCCCAGAGGGAAGCTCCCCGTTGATCCACCCCTTAGGCTAGCTTGTCTGGGACACCCTGAAGGCCCTGGGCAAAGACAGCCTTGAAGCTCATCGTAAGAAGAGGATATTGCCATGGAGCAATGACAGGGAGCGTCCCTGCAGCCTTCCAGGGTCCACAAAGGAGTTCGCGATGCTGCTTGGAGCAGCGGTAGGGAAACAGACAGAGACCCGGCAAACATAAAGGCAAAATCCagcctaagtcctacttagagtagaccgattgaaatgaatggaactttaaGTCAGTCATGTCCGACttacgtcccattgatttcaatgggttgacTCTTATGTTGGATGTTGCCCGATGGTTACAGCACCTTGCCTGCAAGCAGTGCAGAAACCCGAAGGCAGTGGGGTTCTAACTTCCTGCCCTTTCCGTCTAAATATCTGCCTGCTGTGGCAATCCGGCCTGTCTTCCAGGGAACCTCCGAACATTGCAGAGGACGGTGGCAGAGGCTGCAGAGGGCCCGATCCTCAGTTCAGTGGGGGTGCTGGCTAGGCACAGCTGTGCAGCGCGGAGGGCGAGAAGTACTCCTGGAGAAGCAGCCCTTTAAGGAAGCTTGATCCCCGTTCGGGATCTCGCTAGGGGATTCCACGGTGCCTCAGAGCACCATTTGAAAGCCAGGACACGAGAGGAATCCAGATCATCCTTCCTTCGAGGAATGATCAGCATTGCTCCTATCTAGGCAGAATCCCATGACAAATACCCAGTGTTTCCCTCACCCTCCTCTGACGATGTCATTCTGACAGATACCCTACCTGTAAATGATGTTGGAAGAATGGAGATGTTCCAGGCCAAGCGTGATGCAGCCGACACAGAACCTATCCAAAAAAAGACGGGGAGAAATTCAGGCCCTGTCTTGCTGTGGGGACCGCATCCGCTGAGCCGTGGCTACGAGCCAGGATGGCTCTACGTGGCCACCGAGGCCAGGGGCAGCTTGCCTGCCAACCCCTGTCACGGCATGGAGGGCTCCCGAGACCCTCACCTGACCCAGGGCTCCTTGAaaggcttcctcttcttcttctggcggtagTGCCGCAGGTCTCCTCCGGGCGCGTACTCTACCGCCATGGCAACGTGGGTggcagtctggaagcacccaaagaggTGGATGACAAAGGGGTGCTTCCGCTGCGTGTTGCCCTCCAGCACCCGCTTCTCTGTTTCCAGCCTGCAAagccaaaggaaggaaggagaggagaaggaatgagcAGGGAGGCTGTGCTGGGCAGGGACCTGGGCTCCCAAGCGCCAGGAGCCAAGGGGACGGTTCACGGGGGAACCTCGAGCGGGGAGCCAGCAAGGCACCCGCCCAGCGCCCACAGCCCCCGCCTGGGACCCGGCTGGGCTTGTCCaaagcacctcctcctcctcctcaggaggACCTTGTTCACAAGGCAGGGAGGCCCTTCCCACTTACCGCCTGATGTCTTGCACTGCTGCCTTCCTCAGGGTCTTCACGGCCAGCAGCGTCTTCCTGGGCCTGTATTCCGCCAGGAAGACCTGAAAGAGAGGGGAGGTCTCAGCCCCAGCCTGCCTTCCACCCCCACCGGAAAGCTGCTCCTCTGCACTCTGGCTCACTTACCTTCCCGAAACCTCCTTGCCCCAGGACTGCCAGGAAATCGAAGTCCTGGATGTTGAGGGCAGTCCTCTGAGATCTGTAAAAGAGGCCAGGACTCGGGAATGCCTGGAGAAATCCCGGCACTCCAAggccggagggagggggggcagaatcGTGCACGCCCACAACCCCCCCGCTGTCTTTCTCACCTTCTTTCCAGTTGGCTCTTCTCTTGGCCACTGGGGCCTGGGCCtgctggagggggaaaaggatggGTGAGAAACCTCAGTGTGGAGGTCCCTCGATGTGGGTGCCGGCAGCTATTCCCCCCCACTTCCTCTCACCCAGCTTTCTATTTTCAGAGACAATATTCTGTATGGCTCTTCCATGCAGCCATAAGAAGAAGGCTTGCTAGAGTATGCTGGAAACGGTCATATATGCTACTAGTAACATTCTCCAAATGCCAATCATTATGTAGCTCAAATggggccatctctctctctctctctctctctctctctctctctctctctctctctctctctctctcacactcacacacacacacacacacacactgttaaagGGGGACAAAACAGGAAGGAACCAAAACCAGCCCAgaaaggactgagcatgctcagtgggcacataATGCTGAGTGTTGGGTGGTTAGGAATGGAAAACCGGAGTGGGCcgatgaccgtatgaaaaggaggacagggctcctgtatctgtaacagttgcatagaaaagggaatttcagcaggtgtcatttgtatatatggagaacctggtgaaaagtcctcttcatcacaacagtgaaagctgcaggagctatactgcagctatactgtgaccagttttaaaagagggcagggcacctgccgctttaactgttgttctgaaattcctatttcaatacaactgttaaagatacaggagccctgtcctccttttcatagggtcaccctagctgatggAGAATGGAATGAGATATCCTGGGagagagcatggctggctggcacctGGAACTGGGGAATTCCGCGCCACAACATTTAGTTGCAGTTTCCACCTGTCTCACTTTCTAACCTTCAGTGCAGTCCTGTCCTATAACTTACTAAACGAATCTCCGGTGTgcttgtcctccttcctcctcttcttccgtCCGCAACttgagcagcagcagaaacaccTCTTCAGCCACTTCAAGAACCGCATGTCTGCAACCCTAATGGAGAGACACCAGGGGAGACCCTCACTCTAGCGGCTGAGACCTCTCTGCCTTTCACTGCTTTTAGAAAGTAGCTCTCtggtgagcagtactgactccgtTTTGAGGCAGCCCCCCCAAAGTCAAGGCGTCTTCATCCCCCACCTCCAGCAGAGATCTGGCAAAGGCACAGGAATGGGTCTGGGAGCGATCCCACAAGGCTAGGTCACGTGTCCGTTTTCTGATAGACGTCTTGAAATGCATTTCTCTAGATTgggatgtcactgcttttctctacaggaaagggcttcagcccagggaaagggACGTTGCTTTTACAGATTCcctcccctctgtgtgtgtgtgtgtgtgtgctccaagTCTCAGAAAGTCTCCTTCTCAGTCTTAAAACTACTTCTAAgcttccacttgctcagctaatttccccaaaactagcttgtgcatttgtatcggtttgaacctcaataaatgtgccattgtggtgtcATCCTATTCAATGGTGTAGATGtctttgagtaagaatcgccttacttagccacagacactctattgccaatgtctgaagattccttataagcgggtgtgcaggtttgtacacgggtctaaggagagcacatcacgtaacagttCTGGTGGAGAAGGCAGGCAGACACGcgtctgttcatacacacgttagcaTAGAGTAGTCTTGGCAAGAAGGGATTCTAGTGAAAGGGTCACTGTGTGAATGTTTTCCTGTTTTCTGTTTCCATTGCTGgctaacaccaatgtgtttgaagtctTGTTGCATGCCggatgttttgcttagcctaaatgtttgctagaactgtgatgcTAGAACTGCAAAAGTTAGAAGTGCTAGAATGGTTTTGCCAGGTTAGCACCATCCTTTTGAAAGTCAGAAGGGTCTGAAGGGCAGAGTTTTAGTTTGGTTCTGGAGAGCGGCAGTTTGGATCTGGTCCTAAAGACAGGGCGAGCCATCCTCTCTACGCTCAATTGAGCTTCACTTCCTAACCAAGTGAGCCCATGAAACggcaagttttaaaagctcccccagtTCAGTCTCAAGTTCAAGAGAGTGAGAAAACCCAGTCGAATGTTTCCACCATGCCAAGTTGTAAGGAAACGCCTGTGGCATGTTCAGAAGTAGAAATTGGAAATAGAAAGCCTGTTGAAGAACGCTGCATAGAACAGAAGGAATTTTCTCAAGTGAAGCAGAACTTGCTTTGTCTCctgaactagtagcaaagtctaataaagaacaCCTTGTGTTTGCTAACCAGCTTTTGTTTCCTAATAAGCAGCCTTTCCATacaggggaaaaacaacaacttccaaagtagagcctccaactgcaggaagtgtctacctgaaacttgaatcgaatttaaaaattaaccttgtTTTCTCCCTAAATTACCAAATGGTCTCAAATTACAGCCacaagagagtagacaaagatCGAGAAGCCCAGAAACCTGTGCCacctgcctgtgtgaagccaataAAGTTTTTGCTTCCCAACAGCGCAGGTGAAAAAGACTTCACAACACAGTGCTCCCATGtgcaactccctgccactgctAAGCAGGCAGTGAAGTGGTTATTTGATCTCCATCTTTCTgcattaataaccttcctttgtttagaaaatcTTGTAGGCAGACTCAAGATCCAAgaccacttgcccatagaaagcaataggacagaattctccatacagaaaccatacttgcccatagggatccaattctGTCCTATTGTTTTCTATAGGCATTctgtttgcattggatccctatgggcaagaatggtttcactatggagaattctgtcctattgctttctatgggtaAGCTGTTTGCATCGCtttcttatgggcaagtatggtttccctatggacagaATTGGATCCCTATGGATTCCTAaaggcaagcaatttgcaatggagCGCTAAGGGCAAGTATaacttctctatggagaattctgtcctattgctttctatgggtaAGCTGTTTGCATCGCtttcttatgggcaagtatggtttccctatggacaattctgtcctatggatccctaaaggcaagcaatttgcaatggagCGCTAAGGGCAAGTATaacttctctatggagaattctgccctattgttttctatgggcgaGCAGTTTACATTGgatcccaatgggcaagtatggtttccctatggagaattctgttctttTGCTTTCTATGGGTAAGCAGTTTGCGTTGGATCCCTACGGGTAACTGTGGTTTCCCTACGGAtatttctgtcctatggatcgatatgagcaagcactttgcaatggatccctatgggcaagaatggtttccctatggagaattctgtactattgctttctatgggtaAGCTGTTTGCATCGCtttcttatgggcaagtatggtttccctatggagaatactgtcctattgctttctatgggcaagcactttgcaatggatccctatgggcaagaatggttTCCCaatggaaaattctgtcctattgctttctatgggtaAGCTGTTTGCATCGCtttcttatgggcaagtatggtttccctatggagaatACTGTCCTATTTatttctatgggcaagcactttgcaatggatccctatgggcaagaatggtttccctatggaaaattctgtcctattgctttctatgggtaAGCTGTTTGCATCGGTTTcttaagggcaagtatggtttccctatggagaatACTGTCCTATTTCAttctatgggcaagcagtttgccTTGGATCCCTACAGGTAACTGTGGTTTCCCTACGGAtatttctgtcctatggatctctatgagcaagcactttgcaatggatccctatgggcaaatatggtttccctatggagaatACTGTCCTATTtctttctatgggcaagcattttgcaatggatccctatgggcgaGTATGTCTTC
This Elgaria multicarinata webbii isolate HBS135686 ecotype San Diego chromosome 6, rElgMul1.1.pri, whole genome shotgun sequence DNA region includes the following protein-coding sequences:
- the LOC134400142 gene encoding serine/threonine-protein kinase N1-like encodes the protein MRFLKWLKRCFCCCSSCGRKKRRKEDKHTGDSFTGPGPSGQEKSQLERRSQRTALNIQDFDFLAVLGQGGFGKVFLAEYRPRKTLLAVKTLRKAAVQDIRRLETEKRVLEGNTQRKHPFVIHLFGCFQTATHVAMAVEYAPGGDLRHYRQKKKRKPFKEPWVRFCVGCITLGLEHLHSSNIIYRDLKLDNLVINRDGYIKITDFGLCKEGIGYGDRALSRCGTPETIAPEIVNRKPYTRSVDWWSLGVVIYQLFTGKNPFDGDNLRLLANIITAPVKYPAALSEEAVSIMSQLMQKNPQARLGSGKRDAADVKGHLFFQEFAWEDLLQRRMTSPFGPVEKQHRLDPKSVRDISLLSSSAADALEMHFEGFSCIAEGALSISPSSQPPSLAPSSVGQFPPAASPPPSRPPSPASSTGAAPSLLEPSALSCSLWTDPERRTDCAVARAASLPNMYGSPSPSPGKGLRWVLAASAEMEARGPDARLLSLQLRSPAGLLFVPSTRLFKVPNNGTLSSFLSL